Within Oscillospiraceae bacterium, the genomic segment TTGAATTTGGTGCCGATGATGGTCATACCGGCGAGCAGGCCTTTATCAAGAATTTGACCGGCCGGGATTTTCTGGTCGATGGCGCTTTGGACGAGGGCTTCGACGTCCTTCCGTTTACCCTTTTGAAGCATCTCGGAAATTTCTTCGAAAATTGTCATTGCAATTCCTCCGTGCAAATTTGTCGTTTCTATTACCGCTTGGCGGTTGTTATCATTTTATCACAATGAAAAATGAAATTTTATAAAAATATTTCGATTTATATAAATATCATCCTGTATGGATACTATTGTGAATACCGAATCGATTATTTTGTCGTCTGCTTTTCGACGAGCCGTCCGCCGCAGTATTTTTCGCGCAGTTTGGGCTTTTCGATTTTACCGGTCGGATTGCGCGGCACAACGTCGAAGATGAATTTTTTCGGTCGTTTATAACGCGGCATCTCGGCGCAGAATTCCTCGAGCTCGGTTTCGGTGCAGGTCATGCCGGGCTTGACCTCGACAATGGCGGCAGCGATTTCACCCAGCCGGTCATCCGGAAGACCGATAACAGCCACGTCTTTAAGCTTGTTATTTCGGCGCAAATAATCCTCGATTTGAACGGGGTAGAGGTTTTCTCCGCCTGTGATGATCACGTCTTTTTTACGGTCGACGAGGTAGATGAAGCCGTCCCCGTCGTATTTTGCCATATCGCCGGTCAGCAGCCAGCCGTCGCCTTTTAAAATCTCCTCGGTCGCCTTGGGGTTCTTATAATAACGCTTCATCACGCCGACGCCTTTGACTGCCAGTTCGCCGACTTTTTCGCTCTCTTTGATTTCCGTGCCCGTCTCGTCGACGATCTTGGTCTCCCACAGATATCCGGCTTTTCCGATTGCGCCGACTTTATGGATATTCTCGATACCCAAATGGACACAACCCGGTCCGAGAGATTCGGACAGCCCGTAATTGGTGTCGTAGTCGTGATGCGGGAAGACCTGCTTCCAGCGTTTGATCAGACTCGGCGGTACCGGCTGCGCGCCGACGTGCATCAGCCTCCACTGAGCGAGGTTGAAATTTTCAAGCTTGATATCGCCGCGTTCGATGCTGTCCAGGATATCCTGCACCCACGGCACCAGCAGCCAAACGATGGTCGCGTGCTCATCCGAAACCGCGCGCAAGACCCATTCCGGTTTGACGCCGCGCAGTAAAACGGCTCTCGAGCAAGCCAGCAAGCTGCCGAACCAGTGCATCTTCGCGCCGGTGTGGTAGAGCGGGGGAATGCAGAGAAACACATCTTCACGGCCTTGGCTGTGGTGGTTTTGCTCGGTCTGGCAAGAGGCCACAAGCCCCTTGTGCGTATGTAAAATCGCTTTCGGAAATCCGGTCGTTCCCGACGAGAAATAGATGGCGGCGTCGTCGTCTTCGGTCAGTTCGATCGCCGGCGCAACCGAGGAACAATAACCGGCGTATTCGTCGTAACTGTCGGCGAAACACGGCGTATCGGCACCGACATAGAACATGCGTTTGATGTCGGTCAGAGAATCGACGATCTGCTCGATCCTTCCGACGAATTCCGGCCCGAAAATCAAAGTCGTCGAGTCCGACAGATCAAGACAGTATTTGATCTCGTCCGCGGTGTAGCGGTAATTCATCGGCACCGCGAGCGCGCCCGTTTTGAGGATGCCGAAATAGATCGGCAGCCACTCGAGGCAGTTCATCAGCAAGACCGCGACTTTATCACCCTTTTTCACGCCTCTGCTCAGCAGAAGATTGGCAAACCGGTTGGCTTTGATGTCGAAATCGCGCCAGGTCATCTCGCGGCGGTATTTTCCGCCCGGCGCCGATTCGATCAGATTATATTCGCGCCAGGTCACATGCTCGGGGTGCAGGGCGGGGTTGATCTCGACCAGCGCCACCTCGGTCGGGTGCAAACGCGCGTTTCGCTCCAAAAAATCGGTGATAATCATGTCGTTTTACAGTCCTTTCAGAAAATAAATAAAATAAAACGCCCCCGTTACGGGATGCATACTTGTCAGCATGCGCCGTAATAACGGAGGGCGATCAAATTCGCGGTACCACCTCGGTTTGCGTCCGGTTCGCGCCGGACGCCTCTGCGGGTACAAAACGACGATCTGTCATTTTATATCCTGCCGCTGTAACGGGCGGGCCCGTCGCCGCCTACTCGGAAGTCCTTTCGGGGCGCGGCTCTCGGGATGTATTCAAAAGGGCTCTCCCCGCGCCTCTCACCGACCGGCAGCTCTCTTTGGGGCAGCGTACTTTTTACTTCTTCCCGGTCATGGCCGGTGCAAAAATTGTAGCATATTGTAAAACGGATGTCAAATGATTTATAAAAGTACGTTATGACTTTCATTTACTGAAGGCTTCCTGTTTTATATGCGCTTTCTTTTATATACGAGGAAAATACTCGGATTCCGTTAAATATTTATGTAAATCAGGAGAGACGATTGTCAACTGGTTAGACAATTGGCGAACCATTTAATAAAATTACTAAAAAATCCGATCATTAAGAGTTTCGTCTTAATAGGATCGGGTTTTTTAAGGTATTTTCCTGATACCGAAAATAACAGTATGTATTAGTTGTTAAACAAGTTTCTCCGGTCGATCACGCGCTTGGCTTTGCCCTCGCTTCTCGGAATCGATTTCGGGGCGACGAGCCGGACGTCGGCGTTGATGTTGAGAACCGACTGGATCTGGCTCTGCAGTTTGCGCTCAACGGCTTCGACCCGGTCAATCTTATCGGAGAACATCTCGGATGTCATTTCAACCTCGATCGAGAGTTCGTCGAGATTGCCCTTGCGGTCGACGTAGAGCATATAATGCGGCTCAACCTGACCCATCGAGAGTAAAACGCTCTCAACCTGAGACGGGAAGACGTTGACGCCGCGGATGATCAGCATGTCGTCACTTCTGCCGATGACCTTTTTCATCTTGGGAAGCGTTCTGCCGCATTCGCAGGTGCCGAAAGATAACGACGAGAGGTCGCGGGTGCGGTAGCGGATCATCGGAAGCGCTTCTTTGGTGATGCAGGTGAACACGATTTCACCGGTCTGACCTTCGGGCAGCACTTCGCCGGTCTCGGGATTGATGATCTCGGGGTAAAAATGGTCGGCGTTGACGTGCAGGCCTTCGCCGTAGTTGCAGGACATCGCGACGCCCGGTCCGATGACCTCAGAGAGGCCGTAGATGTCGTAGGCCTTGAGTCCGAGCCGCTGCTCGATCTCGTCTTTCATCAGTTCCGACCACGGCTCCGCGCCGAAGACGCCGGCCTTGAGTTTAAGCGACGAAAGCGGGATATTGTTGTCGCGGATGTAGTCGGCCAAGAACAGCGAATAAGACGGCGTGCAGCATAAAATGGTCGAACCCAAATCCTGCATCAGCTGAATCTGACGCGCGGTGTTGCCGCCGGAAGTCGGGATGGTCAGCGCGCCCAGACGCTCGCTCCCGTAATGCAGGCCCAGGCCGCCCGTGAAAAGCCCGTAGCCGTAAGAGACCTGAATGATGTCGTGTTTCGAAGCGCCGGCCATGACCAGACAGCGCGCCACGCAGTCGGCCCACATTTTGACGTCGTTTTTGGTGACGCCGACGATGATGGATTTTCCGGTCGTTCCGGACGAGGCATGGATGCGGACAATTTGATCGTTCGGGACGGCAAAGGTGCCAAAGGGATAATTGTCGCGCAGATCGGCCTTGGTCATGAACGGGAGCTTATGTAAGTCCTGCACCCCTTTGATATCGGAGGGTTTCAGGCCGCATTGATCCATTCTGTCGTGATAAAATCGTACATTATTATAGACCCGGTTCACCGTATTGCAGAGACGCTCATCCTGGA encodes:
- a CDS encoding class I adenylate-forming enzyme family protein → MIITDFLERNARLHPTEVALVEINPALHPEHVTWREYNLIESAPGGKYRREMTWRDFDIKANRFANLLLSRGVKKGDKVAVLLMNCLEWLPIYFGILKTGALAVPMNYRYTADEIKYCLDLSDSTTLIFGPEFVGRIEQIVDSLTDIKRMFYVGADTPCFADSYDEYAGYCSSVAPAIELTEDDDAAIYFSSGTTGFPKAILHTHKGLVASCQTEQNHHSQGREDVFLCIPPLYHTGAKMHWFGSLLACSRAVLLRGVKPEWVLRAVSDEHATIVWLLVPWVQDILDSIERGDIKLENFNLAQWRLMHVGAQPVPPSLIKRWKQVFPHHDYDTNYGLSESLGPGCVHLGIENIHKVGAIGKAGYLWETKIVDETGTEIKESEKVGELAVKGVGVMKRYYKNPKATEEILKGDGWLLTGDMAKYDGDGFIYLVDRKKDVIITGGENLYPVQIEDYLRRNNKLKDVAVIGLPDDRLGEIAAAIVEVKPGMTCTETELEEFCAEMPRYKRPKKFIFDVVPRNPTGKIEKPKLREKYCGGRLVEKQTTK
- a CDS encoding phenylacetate--CoA ligase encodes the protein MRYFDQKHECMSADEMKKLQDERLCNTVNRVYNNVRFYHDRMDQCGLKPSDIKGVQDLHKLPFMTKADLRDNYPFGTFAVPNDQIVRIHASSGTTGKSIIVGVTKNDVKMWADCVARCLVMAGASKHDIIQVSYGYGLFTGGLGLHYGSERLGALTIPTSGGNTARQIQLMQDLGSTILCCTPSYSLFLADYIRDNNIPLSSLKLKAGVFGAEPWSELMKDEIEQRLGLKAYDIYGLSEVIGPGVAMSCNYGEGLHVNADHFYPEIINPETGEVLPEGQTGEIVFTCITKEALPMIRYRTRDLSSLSFGTCECGRTLPKMKKVIGRSDDMLIIRGVNVFPSQVESVLLSMGQVEPHYMLYVDRKGNLDELSIEVEMTSEMFSDKIDRVEAVERKLQSQIQSVLNINADVRLVAPKSIPRSEGKAKRVIDRRNLFNN